A single genomic interval of Nocardia bhagyanarayanae harbors:
- a CDS encoding HAD family hydrolase: protein MKALGGGPRLIALDVDGTLLETGSPVSARVAAAVAAAVAAGAHVVVTTGRTLLTTRPVLAELGLVEGHALCSNGAVHIDVAKGVPVAVQAFDPAPAVAALRALFPAMIFAVEKVGVGTWATGDGPGEFSIGEYLLVDHGALSSEPTPRLNGWWPDGTLDEMLALLRTFQVPDASWVHGEFGPWLTVSRRGVSKGWALERLRLSLGIPRAATLAIGDGYNDREMLRWAGYSVAMANAADDIRALADEVTGDVAADGVATVLERWFR, encoded by the coding sequence GTGAAAGCGCTTGGGGGAGGGCCGCGGCTGATCGCGTTGGATGTGGACGGCACGCTGCTCGAGACGGGATCGCCGGTCAGTGCGCGGGTGGCCGCGGCGGTGGCGGCGGCCGTCGCGGCCGGGGCGCATGTCGTCGTGACGACCGGACGCACGCTGTTGACGACGCGTCCGGTGCTCGCCGAACTCGGGTTGGTCGAGGGGCACGCGCTGTGTTCCAACGGGGCGGTGCACATCGATGTGGCCAAGGGCGTCCCGGTGGCGGTGCAGGCGTTCGATCCGGCACCCGCGGTCGCCGCGTTGCGCGCCCTCTTCCCGGCGATGATCTTCGCGGTGGAGAAGGTCGGCGTCGGCACCTGGGCGACCGGTGACGGTCCCGGCGAATTCTCCATCGGCGAATACCTTCTCGTCGATCACGGTGCGCTGAGCAGCGAGCCGACGCCGCGCCTCAACGGCTGGTGGCCGGACGGGACGCTGGACGAGATGCTGGCGCTGTTGCGGACCTTCCAGGTGCCCGACGCGAGTTGGGTGCACGGGGAGTTCGGCCCGTGGCTGACGGTGTCGCGCCGCGGAGTGTCCAAGGGCTGGGCATTGGAACGACTGCGCCTTTCCCTCGGCATTCCCCGCGCCGCGACGCTGGCCATCGGCGACGGCTACAACGACCGCGAAATGCTCCGCTGGGCCGGGTATTCCGTCGCCATGGCCAACGCGGCGGACGACATCCGCGCGCTGGCCGACGAGGTGACGGGTGACGTCGCCGCCGACGGTGTCGCCACGGTGCTGGAGCGCTGGTTCCGCTGA
- a CDS encoding VOC family protein: MLRGMATVTYYADDLEAAKDWYAEFLGVAPYYHVPNGYYEFRIGDYQAELGIVNRAYAPAGAHNPPGGGGILNWHVDDLEATFQRLLDLGAEEYDPITPRGNGGGFVTAAVVDPFGNIIGIMSNPHYREVVAKTGGV; the protein is encoded by the coding sequence ATGTTGCGCGGAATGGCCACCGTCACCTACTACGCCGACGACCTCGAGGCCGCCAAGGACTGGTACGCCGAATTCCTCGGCGTCGCGCCGTACTACCACGTGCCGAACGGGTACTACGAGTTCCGCATCGGCGATTATCAGGCCGAGCTGGGCATCGTGAACCGCGCCTACGCGCCGGCGGGCGCGCACAACCCTCCTGGCGGCGGCGGCATCCTGAACTGGCACGTCGACGATCTGGAAGCCACCTTCCAGCGGCTGCTCGACCTCGGTGCCGAGGAGTACGACCCGATCACCCCGCGCGGCAACGGCGGAGGCTTCGTCACCGCCGCGGTCGTCGACCCGTTCGGCAACATCATCGGGATCATGTCCAACCCGCACTACCGCGAGGTCGTCGCCAAGACCGGCGGCGTGTAG
- a CDS encoding helix-turn-helix transcriptional regulator, with product MRADRLVATLLLMQARGRVTAAEVAEELEVSVATARRDLEALSAAGIPVYPQPGRGGGWSLIGGARTDLSGLSEPEARALFLLAGASASANPEVKSALRKLVRALPQTFRAGAEAAADAVIIDPARWGQRDRNRPGVVDLLQRAVVQRRRVRLEYERAGARTTRKVDPWGLVDKDAIWYLIAGTERGSRTFRVDRIVDASVTDETFERPADFDLSGAWEEVVGAMEQRRAATAATALIAPALLPVLREQQGRHCEVDGPVADGRVQVRVTAPTPWMIAQQLAGWGADIEVLGPPEVCEQLALLGAELVRRYGTAP from the coding sequence ATGCGCGCGGATCGTCTGGTGGCCACCTTGCTGCTGATGCAGGCCCGAGGCCGGGTGACCGCCGCCGAGGTCGCCGAGGAGTTGGAGGTCTCGGTGGCGACGGCTCGGCGCGACCTCGAGGCGCTCTCGGCGGCGGGCATCCCGGTCTATCCGCAGCCGGGTCGGGGCGGCGGCTGGTCGCTGATCGGGGGTGCGCGCACGGATCTCAGCGGTCTGTCCGAACCCGAGGCGCGGGCGCTTTTCCTGCTGGCCGGCGCGTCGGCGAGCGCGAACCCGGAGGTGAAATCCGCACTGCGCAAGCTCGTTCGGGCCCTGCCGCAGACCTTCCGCGCGGGTGCGGAGGCGGCGGCCGACGCGGTGATCATCGATCCCGCGCGGTGGGGGCAGCGCGACCGGAACCGGCCCGGCGTGGTGGATTTGTTGCAACGCGCGGTCGTTCAGCGGCGACGGGTCCGACTGGAGTACGAGCGGGCGGGCGCGCGCACCACGCGGAAGGTCGACCCGTGGGGCTTGGTCGACAAGGACGCCATCTGGTACCTGATCGCGGGCACCGAGCGCGGCAGCAGAACCTTCCGGGTGGACCGGATCGTGGACGCTTCCGTCACCGACGAAACCTTCGAACGTCCGGCCGATTTCGACCTGTCCGGAGCATGGGAGGAGGTCGTCGGGGCGATGGAGCAGCGGCGCGCGGCCACCGCGGCGACGGCCCTGATCGCGCCCGCACTGCTCCCCGTGCTGCGCGAGCAGCAGGGCAGGCACTGTGAAGTCGACGGTCCGGTGGCCGACGGGCGGGTCCAGGTTCGGGTCACCGCGCCGACGCCGTGGATGATCGCCCAGCAGCTGGCGGGGTGGGGTGCGGACATCGAGGTGCTAGGGCCGCCGGAGGTGTGCGAGCAACTCGCGCTGCTCGGTGCGGAACTGGTCCGGCGATACGGGACGGCGCCATAG
- a CDS encoding MspA family porin yields MPPTGRSAPVRASAPGVRRADTVRRHTACRIHRQLAVAVRLPALYRSIARPLEHTPNSTRWLCEFVSESSVSTTFDWSVMTRKHSHVLAGVTAVMMAVAGAFAISHSAAYAEPGEASGGGMRLVASVDTNVVVSTGDLALGVPFAHSAKVSGNFTATLDGASSLRGGLLVAGYLVGCAVDISDGIDISIAAATGANVDVTPELLGLGVGLGLDLDMPPDVALDLDLGLGGDVTFGVFGEVGGEITVSVNPGSVTVLAIAEAELDEESTFPFTFAHSNTALNVNGCLSPASAIPFLTVRADARNGIVQTTGYGPHFVF; encoded by the coding sequence GTGCCGCCGACCGGCCGATCGGCGCCGGTTCGGGCATCCGCGCCGGGCGTCCGCCGAGCCGACACGGTTCGTCGCCATACAGCGTGCCGCATTCATCGGCAACTCGCCGTTGCTGTACGGTTACCAGCGCTGTACCGATCGATTGCGCGTCCCCTCGAGCACACGCCGAATTCCACACGGTGGTTGTGCGAGTTCGTTTCTGAAAGTTCCGTTTCGACGACGTTCGACTGGAGCGTAATGACCCGCAAGCATTCACATGTCCTGGCTGGAGTCACCGCGGTGATGATGGCCGTCGCCGGTGCTTTCGCCATTTCCCACAGCGCGGCCTACGCTGAACCGGGGGAGGCCAGCGGAGGAGGGATGCGACTGGTCGCGTCGGTGGACACCAATGTCGTCGTGTCCACCGGTGATCTCGCATTGGGGGTGCCTTTCGCGCATTCCGCCAAGGTCTCCGGAAACTTCACGGCCACCCTCGACGGAGCCTCGTCGCTGCGCGGCGGGCTGCTGGTGGCCGGGTATTTGGTCGGCTGCGCGGTCGACATCTCCGACGGGATCGATATCAGCATCGCCGCGGCCACCGGTGCCAACGTCGACGTGACGCCCGAGCTTCTCGGTCTCGGTGTCGGTCTCGGCCTCGATCTGGACATGCCGCCCGATGTCGCTCTCGATCTCGATCTCGGTCTCGGTGGGGACGTCACCTTCGGGGTCTTCGGGGAAGTCGGCGGTGAGATCACCGTGAGCGTGAATCCGGGCAGTGTGACAGTCCTGGCGATCGCCGAGGCGGAACTGGACGAGGAGTCGACGTTCCCCTTCACCTTCGCGCACTCCAACACCGCGCTGAATGTCAACGGATGTCTCTCCCCGGCATCGGCCATACCCTTCCTCACCGTGCGCGCCGACGCCCGCAACGGCATCGTGCAAACGACTGGCTACGGCCCGCACTTTGTGTTCTGA
- a CDS encoding SGNH/GDSL hydrolase family protein, translated as MTHNDIHTEADDPMLLSPDAARVLLADAPWRRFAVLGDSIAQGVGDPSPGYEAKGWADRLAALLTSVRPGLAYLNTGRIGATTAEVRDEQLGRILEFEPDLVHVSCAGNDLFLPGGDLGQVRANLDALFAAVSRGGAQVSTFTLADVWDVERMAPMRPMRERMAALNDVIREVADRYDAVLVDFWDHPLRLRPQLMSADLIHFSTSGHAVVATEMVRALSARVLADAAAN; from the coding sequence ATGACACACAACGACATTCACACCGAAGCCGACGATCCGATGCTGCTCAGCCCCGACGCCGCACGCGTACTGCTCGCGGACGCGCCGTGGCGCCGTTTCGCGGTACTCGGCGACTCCATCGCCCAGGGCGTCGGCGACCCGAGTCCCGGATACGAAGCCAAGGGCTGGGCCGATCGGCTCGCCGCCCTGCTCACGTCCGTGCGGCCCGGCCTCGCCTACCTCAACACCGGACGCATCGGGGCGACGACGGCCGAGGTGCGCGACGAACAACTCGGGCGGATATTGGAGTTCGAGCCGGACTTGGTCCACGTGAGCTGCGCCGGCAACGATCTTTTCCTGCCGGGCGGTGATCTCGGCCAGGTGCGCGCGAACCTCGACGCGTTGTTCGCCGCCGTGAGCCGCGGCGGCGCGCAGGTCTCGACGTTCACCCTCGCCGATGTCTGGGACGTCGAGCGTATGGCGCCGATGCGGCCGATGCGGGAGCGGATGGCCGCGCTCAACGACGTCATCCGGGAGGTGGCCGACCGCTACGACGCGGTGCTCGTCGACTTCTGGGACCACCCGCTGCGGCTGCGACCGCAGCTGATGAGCGCCGACCTGATCCACTTCAGCACGAGCGGCCACGCGGTGGTCGCCACGGAAATGGTGCGCGCGCTGAGCGCACGCGTCCTCGCCGACGCCGCCGCGAACTGA
- a CDS encoding MFS transporter: MTDVSARPASPPATNAKTTLLIACGAAFIAFLDLSVVNIAFPAIARDYSGTAATTLTWVVSGYAVAFAALLTPGGRFADALGRRRLFLVALAGFALTSLLCGLAPNAAWLIAGRLLQGATAALMVPAALGLVLSVTPRERIGAAIGAWSAAGGFAAVVGPAIGGGLVEAFGWRSVFVINVPVALALALAGLRIPVSDSRPVGSAMPDPLGTVAVALGFGGLVAGVTEGQRWGWTSPGTLAVLGVGAALLVAALVRSARHHNPAIAVELWQSRPYALANAASFVFGAAMFAWLLAGPLFLDGIWGYSVLGSAAALTVGAVASMVTATLAGRITAPAARRWVGVLGALLFTASLVWMSTDAFGPNPALWSAWIPAGLLGGGAVGIVVTTLGTAAASSLPPQQFAAGVGMNLTARQVGGALGVAVLAAVFAAHPDDALAGFHTLFAVCAGIAVVAACLCAVPTRQPDPAATAVPVH, translated from the coding sequence ATGACCGATGTGTCCGCACGGCCCGCCAGTCCCCCCGCGACGAACGCCAAGACCACGCTGCTGATCGCGTGCGGCGCGGCGTTCATCGCCTTTCTCGATCTCTCCGTGGTCAACATCGCCTTCCCCGCCATCGCGCGCGACTACTCCGGCACCGCGGCGACCACGCTGACCTGGGTCGTCAGCGGTTATGCCGTCGCGTTCGCCGCACTGCTCACCCCCGGAGGCCGGTTCGCCGACGCGCTCGGGCGGCGCAGGCTCTTCCTCGTCGCGCTCGCCGGTTTCGCGCTCACCTCGCTGCTGTGCGGGCTGGCGCCGAACGCGGCGTGGCTCATCGCCGGACGCCTGCTCCAAGGCGCGACGGCCGCGCTCATGGTGCCCGCGGCGCTGGGTTTGGTCCTGAGCGTGACCCCGCGCGAACGGATCGGCGCGGCCATCGGCGCGTGGTCGGCGGCGGGCGGATTCGCCGCGGTCGTCGGCCCGGCGATCGGCGGCGGTCTGGTGGAGGCGTTCGGCTGGCGCTCGGTCTTCGTGATCAACGTGCCGGTCGCCCTCGCGCTCGCGCTGGCGGGCCTGCGCATCCCGGTGTCCGATTCGCGACCCGTCGGTAGCGCAATGCCGGATCCGCTCGGCACCGTGGCCGTCGCGCTCGGGTTCGGCGGACTGGTCGCCGGTGTCACCGAAGGACAGCGGTGGGGCTGGACCTCGCCGGGAACGCTGGCCGTGCTGGGCGTCGGTGCGGCGCTGCTCGTCGCCGCGCTGGTGCGGTCGGCGCGGCACCACAATCCGGCGATCGCGGTCGAACTCTGGCAGAGCAGGCCGTACGCGCTGGCCAATGCCGCGTCGTTCGTCTTCGGCGCGGCGATGTTCGCCTGGCTGCTTGCCGGACCGTTGTTCCTGGATGGGATCTGGGGCTATTCGGTGCTCGGCTCGGCCGCCGCGCTGACCGTCGGCGCGGTCGCGTCGATGGTCACCGCCACCCTGGCCGGACGGATCACCGCGCCCGCGGCGCGCCGCTGGGTCGGAGTGCTCGGGGCGCTGCTGTTCACCGCGAGCCTCGTCTGGATGAGCACCGACGCGTTCGGGCCGAATCCCGCGCTGTGGTCGGCGTGGATCCCCGCCGGACTGCTCGGCGGCGGAGCGGTCGGCATCGTGGTGACGACGCTGGGCACCGCCGCGGCGAGCTCGCTTCCGCCGCAGCAGTTCGCGGCGGGCGTCGGCATGAACCTGACGGCGCGGCAGGTCGGCGGCGCGCTGGGCGTCGCCGTGCTCGCGGCGGTGTTCGCCGCCCATCCCGATGACGCGCTCGCCGGCTTCCACACCCTCTTCGCGGTCTGCGCGGGCATCGCCGTGGTCGCGGCCTGCCTGTGCGCGGTACCGACCCGGCAGCCCGATCCGGCCGCCACAGCCGTCCCCGTCCACTAG
- a CDS encoding TetR/AcrR family transcriptional regulator: protein MAETTTDQRLAKGARSRASIARHAADVASVEGLNGVSIGRLAADLGISKSGIATLFGSKESLQLAAVQAAREVFTARVIEPSLGVPRGVPRLRTLVDRWFTHVTEPVFPGGCFRTATLVEFDSRPGPVRDAVAADHEDWIGFLTTEIRKAQDQGELTGRDADALAFELDAVISAVSTARQLGDETKVHTARAIVDRLLA from the coding sequence ATGGCCGAGACGACAACCGATCAGCGCCTGGCCAAAGGCGCCCGCTCCCGTGCATCGATCGCCCGGCACGCCGCCGATGTGGCGTCCGTCGAAGGGCTCAACGGTGTGAGCATCGGGCGACTCGCCGCCGACCTCGGGATCAGTAAGAGCGGTATCGCCACGCTGTTCGGGTCGAAGGAATCCCTCCAGCTCGCCGCGGTACAGGCCGCGCGCGAGGTCTTCACGGCCAGGGTGATCGAGCCGAGTCTCGGCGTGCCGCGCGGTGTGCCGCGGCTCCGGACGTTGGTCGACCGCTGGTTCACCCACGTGACCGAACCGGTCTTCCCCGGCGGCTGCTTCCGCACCGCCACCCTGGTCGAATTCGACAGCAGGCCCGGCCCGGTGCGCGACGCGGTCGCGGCCGACCACGAGGACTGGATCGGCTTCCTCACCACCGAGATTCGCAAAGCCCAGGATCAGGGCGAGCTGACCGGCCGCGACGCGGACGCGCTCGCCTTCGAATTGGACGCCGTCATCAGCGCGGTCAGCACGGCACGCCAACTCGGCGACGAAACCAAAGTGCACACCGCCCGCGCGATCGTCGACCGCCTGCTGGCCTGA
- a CDS encoding CbiX/SirB N-terminal domain-containing protein, whose product MAAVVAEIAAARPDIDVHLAFLDLSAPSVEQVVDAVATQGHTHAIVAPLLLGSAFHARIDLPGLLDECRARRPRLRLTQADVLGPDPRLVGALKDRAMEALGTSAGRNAPAASGVSNATRSQAFPNTADTRLGIAVAAVGSSSSAANARTADVARQLSAMTGLPTEICFATTEPTVHEAVSRLRARGADRVLLAPWFLALGLLTDRLATAAPDLLHANVIGAHHAMTEIVWDRYDTARATTLPLSA is encoded by the coding sequence ATGGCGGCGGTGGTCGCCGAGATCGCGGCGGCCCGACCCGATATCGACGTGCACCTCGCCTTCCTCGACCTGAGCGCGCCCTCGGTCGAGCAAGTGGTCGACGCCGTCGCGACGCAGGGCCATACCCATGCGATCGTGGCGCCGCTGTTGTTGGGCAGCGCCTTTCACGCGCGGATCGACCTGCCCGGTCTGCTGGACGAGTGCCGCGCGAGGCGTCCGCGTCTGCGGCTCACCCAGGCGGACGTACTCGGCCCCGATCCGCGCCTGGTCGGGGCGCTGAAGGACCGCGCCATGGAAGCTCTCGGGACGTCGGCCGGTCGCAACGCTCCGGCGGCATCGGGCGTTTCGAACGCCACTCGGTCACAGGCTTTTCCGAACACGGCGGACACTCGGCTCGGTATCGCGGTGGCCGCCGTCGGGTCCTCGTCCTCCGCCGCCAACGCACGCACCGCCGACGTCGCCCGACAACTGTCCGCGATGACCGGCCTGCCCACCGAAATCTGCTTCGCCACCACGGAACCCACTGTCCACGAAGCGGTTTCCCGGCTGCGCGCTCGCGGCGCCGATCGCGTCCTGCTCGCCCCTTGGTTCCTCGCCCTGGGCTTGCTCACCGACCGGCTGGCGACCGCGGCCCCCGACCTCCTGCACGCCAACGTCATCGGCGCACACCACGCCATGACCGAGATCGTCTGGGACCGCTACGACACGGCCCGCGCCACCACCCTGCCCCTCTCCGCCTGA
- a CDS encoding sulfate adenylyltransferase subunit 1 codes for MSDLLRLATAGSVDDGKSTLVGRLLYDTKSVLADQIDAVTRASVDKGLATPDLSLLVDGLRAEREQGITIDVAYRYFATPKRSFVLADTPGHVQYTRNTVSGASTAQLVILLVDARKGVIEQTRRHAAVLALLGVPKLVLAVNKIDLVDDAASVFAEISAEFNKLTSTLGWAADDVLEIPVSALHGDNIASRSENTPYYDGPSLIEHLESVPVDADNTGAHSLGLRFPVQYVIRPRTAEYPDYRGYAGQIAAGSVAPGDEIVVLPSGVRTTVERIDTPDGELAVAQAGRSVTLILTDEVDISRGDIIAAVADAPEPIDSFDATVCWLGDKPLRPGARLLLKHGTRTTQAIVGALIERFDEQRLAADPNPEALGLNDIGRISVRVAEPIAADDYRANRHTGSFLLIDPAGGNTLGAGLVGDVLTAVEVGTGV; via the coding sequence ATGTCCGACCTATTGAGGCTGGCCACCGCCGGTTCTGTCGACGACGGTAAGTCCACCTTGGTCGGACGGCTGCTCTACGACACGAAGTCCGTGCTCGCCGACCAGATCGACGCCGTCACCCGCGCGTCGGTGGACAAGGGTCTGGCCACCCCGGATCTCTCGCTGCTCGTGGACGGGCTGCGCGCGGAGCGGGAGCAGGGCATCACCATCGATGTCGCCTACCGCTACTTCGCAACGCCCAAGCGGTCTTTCGTGCTCGCGGACACCCCCGGGCACGTGCAGTACACCCGCAACACCGTTTCCGGCGCGTCCACCGCGCAGCTGGTGATCCTGCTCGTCGACGCGCGCAAGGGCGTCATCGAGCAGACCCGCAGGCACGCGGCGGTGCTCGCGCTGCTCGGCGTGCCGAAGCTGGTGCTCGCGGTGAACAAGATCGATCTCGTCGACGACGCCGCGAGCGTGTTCGCCGAGATCTCCGCCGAGTTCAACAAGCTCACCAGCACCCTGGGCTGGGCGGCCGATGACGTGCTGGAGATCCCGGTCTCGGCGCTGCACGGCGACAACATCGCCAGCCGCTCCGAGAACACGCCGTACTACGACGGGCCGTCGCTGATCGAGCACCTGGAGTCGGTGCCGGTCGACGCGGACAACACCGGCGCGCACTCGCTCGGTCTGCGTTTCCCCGTGCAGTACGTGATCCGCCCGCGCACCGCCGAATATCCCGACTACCGCGGCTACGCGGGTCAGATCGCGGCCGGTTCGGTGGCGCCCGGCGACGAGATCGTGGTGCTGCCCTCCGGCGTGCGCACGACCGTGGAGCGCATCGACACCCCGGACGGCGAGCTCGCCGTCGCGCAGGCCGGGCGCAGCGTGACGCTGATCCTGACCGACGAGGTCGACATCTCGCGCGGCGACATCATCGCCGCCGTCGCCGACGCGCCGGAACCGATCGACAGCTTCGACGCGACGGTCTGCTGGCTGGGCGACAAGCCGCTGCGCCCCGGCGCCCGGCTGCTGCTCAAGCACGGCACCCGCACCACCCAGGCCATCGTCGGCGCGCTCATCGAGCGCTTCGACGAGCAGCGGCTCGCCGCGGACCCGAATCCGGAAGCGTTGGGGCTCAACGACATCGGGCGCATCTCGGTGCGCGTCGCCGAGCCGATCGCGGCCGACGACTACCGGGCCAACCGGCACACCGGCAGCTTCCTGCTGATCGACCCCGCGGGCGGCAACACGCTCGGCGCGGGCCTGGTCGGCGATGTGCTGACCGCGGTCGAGGTCGGCACGGGAGTTTGA
- the cysD gene encoding sulfate adenylyltransferase subunit CysD, protein MTETIRSERSLGITDFDTLAALESEAIHIFREVAGEFERPVILFSGGKDSTVLLHLALKAFWPAPLPFALLHVDTGHNLPEVLEFRDKVVEKYGLRLHVASVEDYLADGRLTERPDGIRNPLQTVPLLDAISENRFDAVFGGGRRDEERSRAKERIFSLRNAFGQWDPKRQRPELWNLYNGRHAPGEHVRVFPLSNWTELDIWRYIARENVELATIYYAHERPVYQRDGMWMTPGVWGGPREGEVLETRSVRYRTVGDGSTTGAIISDAADNEAILAEVAASRLTERGATRGDDRVSEAAMEDRKREGYF, encoded by the coding sequence ATGACCGAGACCATCAGAAGTGAACGCTCCCTCGGCATCACCGACTTCGACACCCTCGCGGCGCTCGAGTCGGAGGCCATCCACATCTTCCGCGAGGTCGCGGGCGAGTTCGAGCGGCCGGTGATCCTGTTCTCCGGCGGCAAGGACTCCACCGTCCTGCTGCACTTGGCGCTCAAGGCCTTCTGGCCGGCGCCGCTGCCGTTCGCGCTGCTGCACGTGGACACCGGCCACAACCTGCCCGAGGTGCTGGAGTTCCGCGACAAGGTGGTCGAGAAGTACGGGCTGCGCCTGCACGTCGCCAGCGTCGAGGACTACCTGGCCGACGGCAGGCTCACCGAGCGCCCGGACGGTATCCGCAACCCGCTGCAGACCGTCCCGCTGCTGGACGCCATCTCCGAGAACCGCTTCGACGCGGTGTTCGGCGGCGGCCGCCGCGACGAGGAGCGCTCCCGCGCCAAGGAGCGAATCTTCTCGCTGCGCAACGCCTTCGGTCAGTGGGACCCGAAGCGGCAACGTCCCGAGCTGTGGAACCTGTACAACGGCAGGCACGCGCCGGGCGAGCACGTGCGGGTGTTCCCGCTGAGCAACTGGACCGAGCTCGACATCTGGCGCTACATCGCCAGGGAGAACGTCGAACTCGCCACCATCTACTACGCGCACGAGCGCCCGGTGTACCAGCGCGACGGCATGTGGATGACGCCGGGCGTCTGGGGCGGCCCGCGCGAGGGCGAGGTGCTGGAGACCCGCTCGGTGCGATACCGCACCGTGGGCGACGGCTCCACCACCGGCGCCATCATTTCCGACGCTGCCGACAACGAGGCGATCCTCGCCGAGGTGGCCGCGTCCCGACTGACCGAACGTGGCGCCACCCGTGGCGACGACCGGGTTTCCGAAGCCGCGATGGAAGACCGCAAGCGAGAGGGTTACTTCTGA
- a CDS encoding phosphoadenylyl-sulfate reductase: protein MTTKLANKLAEDELRAIAERGAAELGPDASALDLLRWTDETFGSGYIVASNMQDGVLVHLAAQVRSGVDVLFLDTGYHFAETIGTRDAVEAVYGVNVINVRPEHTVAEQDELLGKDLFARDAGECCRLRKVVPLKKSLTGYNAWVTGIRRVEAPTRANAPLISYDEAFGLVKINPIAPWSDDEMHAYIEQHGILVNPLVEEGYPSIGCAPCTRKPEPGSDPRSGRWAGLAKTECGLHQS from the coding sequence GTGACAACCAAACTCGCGAACAAGCTCGCCGAAGACGAGCTGCGGGCGATCGCCGAACGCGGCGCGGCCGAACTCGGCCCCGACGCCTCGGCACTCGACCTGCTGCGCTGGACCGACGAGACCTTCGGCTCCGGCTACATCGTCGCCTCCAACATGCAGGACGGCGTGCTCGTGCACCTCGCGGCGCAGGTCCGTTCCGGCGTCGACGTGCTGTTCCTGGATACGGGCTATCACTTCGCCGAGACCATCGGCACCCGGGACGCGGTCGAGGCCGTGTACGGGGTCAACGTGATCAACGTCCGGCCCGAGCACACCGTCGCCGAGCAGGACGAGCTGCTCGGCAAGGATCTGTTCGCGCGCGACGCGGGCGAGTGCTGCCGCTTGCGCAAGGTCGTGCCGCTGAAGAAGTCGCTGACCGGCTACAACGCCTGGGTCACCGGCATCCGCCGGGTAGAGGCGCCCACCCGCGCCAACGCGCCGCTGATCTCCTACGACGAAGCCTTCGGCCTGGTGAAGATCAATCCGATCGCACCGTGGTCCGACGACGAGATGCATGCCTACATCGAACAGCACGGCATCCTCGTCAATCCCCTGGTGGAGGAGGGATATCCGTCCATCGGCTGCGCTCCGTGCACACGGAAGCCGGAGCCGGGATCCGATCCGCGAAGCGGCCGTTGGGCCGGCCTCGCCAAGACCGAATGCGGGTTGCATCAATCATGA